Proteins from one Prevotella sp. E2-28 genomic window:
- a CDS encoding xylulokinase, with the protein MTAKQTIEAGKAILGIEFGSTRIKAVLIDQDNNPIAQGSHEWENQLVDGLWTYSIEAIWYGLQDCYAELRKDVQKQYDCEIESLAAIGFSAMMHGYMAFNEKQEILVPFRTWRNTNTGKAAAELSKLFNYNIPLRWSISHLYQCILENNEHVKDIKYLTTLAGYVHWQVTGQFVLGVGDASGMIPVDPATKTYDATMVEKFNKLIEPKGYSWTLLDILPKSLNAGENAGTLTPEGAKKLDVSGHLKPGCPVCPPEGDAGTGMVATNAVKQRTGNVSAGTSSFSMIVLEKPLSKPYEMIDMVTTPDGSLVAMVHCNNCTSDINAWVGLFKEYQQLLGVPVDMNEIYGKLFNKALEGDTDCGGLMSYNYVSGEPVTGLADGRPLFVRSANDKFNLANFMRAHLYGAIGVLKIGNDILFKDEMIRVDRITGHGGYFKTAGVGQRMLAAALNSPISVMETAGEGGAWGIALLAGYVVNNPNKLSLADYLESVVFAGNTGISIAPTAEDVAGFEKYIENYKKCLPIEQAAVDNK; encoded by the coding sequence ATGACCGCAAAACAAACCATCGAGGCTGGAAAAGCCATTCTGGGAATCGAATTCGGTTCTACACGTATCAAGGCCGTACTCATCGACCAAGACAACAACCCCATCGCACAGGGCTCACACGAGTGGGAAAACCAGCTCGTTGACGGCTTGTGGACATACAGCATCGAGGCTATCTGGTATGGCCTGCAGGACTGCTATGCCGAACTGCGCAAGGACGTACAGAAGCAGTACGACTGTGAAATTGAATCTTTGGCTGCCATCGGCTTCTCAGCTATGATGCACGGCTATATGGCTTTCAACGAAAAGCAGGAAATCCTGGTGCCTTTCCGCACATGGCGTAACACCAATACCGGCAAGGCTGCTGCAGAACTGTCGAAGCTGTTTAATTATAACATCCCCCTGCGTTGGAGCATCAGTCACCTGTATCAGTGTATCCTCGAGAATAACGAGCATGTAAAAGATATCAAATACCTCACTACCCTTGCCGGCTATGTTCACTGGCAAGTAACTGGCCAGTTCGTGCTGGGTGTCGGTGATGCTTCAGGTATGATTCCTGTTGACCCTGCTACCAAGACCTACGATGCAACGATGGTTGAGAAGTTCAACAAGCTCATTGAGCCCAAGGGCTACTCATGGACGCTGCTTGACATTCTGCCTAAGTCGCTGAACGCAGGCGAGAATGCCGGAACGCTGACACCCGAGGGTGCAAAGAAGTTAGACGTATCTGGTCACCTGAAGCCCGGTTGTCCCGTTTGTCCTCCTGAGGGCGATGCCGGCACAGGTATGGTTGCCACCAATGCGGTGAAGCAGCGCACAGGTAATGTGAGTGCAGGTACATCTTCATTCTCAATGATTGTATTGGAGAAGCCTCTCAGCAAGCCTTACGAGATGATTGACATGGTGACTACACCTGACGGTTCTTTGGTAGCAATGGTACATTGTAACAACTGCACCTCTGACATCAACGCATGGGTAGGTCTGTTCAAGGAGTATCAGCAGTTACTGGGTGTTCCCGTTGACATGAACGAGATTTACGGCAAGTTGTTCAACAAGGCGCTTGAAGGTGATACTGACTGCGGTGGTTTGATGTCATACAACTATGTAAGTGGTGAGCCTGTAACGGGTCTGGCTGATGGTCGTCCCCTCTTCGTACGCTCTGCCAACGACAAGTTCAATCTGGCAAACTTCATGCGTGCCCACCTCTATGGTGCCATTGGCGTGCTGAAGATTGGCAACGATATCCTTTTCAAAGACGAGATGATTCGCGTAGATCGCATTACCGGCCATGGCGGTTACTTCAAGACCGCAGGTGTAGGTCAGCGTATGCTGGCTGCCGCCCTGAACTCTCCTATCTCTGTGATGGAGACGGCAGGTGAAGGTGGTGCCTGGGGTATTGCTCTGCTGGCTGGATACGTAGTGAACAATCCTAACAAACTGAGCCTTGCCGACTATCTCGAAAGCGTTGTATTCGCTGGCAACACAGGTATTTCTATCGCTCCTACTGCTGAAGATGTAGCAGGATTCGAGAAGTATATTGAGAACTACAAGAAGTGTCTGCCTATTGAACAGGCTGCCGTAGATAACAAATAA
- a CDS encoding transketolase: protein MNDNKIMNKAADNIRILAASMVEKAKSGHPGGAMGGADFINTLYSEFLVYDPENPAWEGRDRFFLDPGHMAPMLYSQLALIGKFTLEDLQNLRQWGSVTPGHPEREIERGIENTSGPLGQGHCFAVGAAIAAKFLKARLGSVMGQTIYAYISDGGVQEEISQGAGRIAGTLGLDNLIMFYDANDIQLSTRTEVVTSEDTAKKYEAWGWYVQKINGNDVDEIRKAIKNAQAETERPSLIIGHCVMGKGARKADNSSYESNCATHGAPLGGDAYINTMKNLGADPENPFQIFPEVKELYAKRAEELKKIVAQRYAEKAEWAKGHPVQAKQLEEWFSGKAPKIDWSKVEQKPGCATRNASAAVLGQLAEQVPNMICASADLSNSDNTNGFLKKTHDIVRGDFSGAFFEAGVAELTMACCCIGMALHGGVIPACGTFFVFSDYMKPAVRMAALMELPVKFIWTHDAFRVGEDGPTHEPVEQEAQIRLMEKLKNHHGKNSVLVVRPADAEETTVCWRMAMENVDTPTALIFSRQNIEMLPEGNDYNQATKGAYVVAGSDENYDVILLASGSEVSTLEAGAKLLREDGVKVRIVSVPSEGLFRSQSKEYQQSILPAGKKKFGLTAGLPVNLEGLVGADGTVWGLESFGFSAPYKVLDEKLGFTGQNVYEQVKKLLA, encoded by the coding sequence ATGAACGACAACAAAATTATGAACAAAGCAGCGGACAATATCCGTATCCTCGCTGCTTCTATGGTTGAAAAGGCTAAGTCGGGTCACCCCGGCGGCGCTATGGGTGGTGCAGACTTCATCAACACCCTGTACAGTGAGTTCCTGGTTTACGATCCTGAGAATCCCGCATGGGAGGGTCGCGACCGTTTCTTCTTGGACCCAGGCCACATGGCTCCAATGCTGTACTCTCAGCTTGCCCTCATCGGCAAGTTTACACTGGAGGATCTGCAGAACCTGCGTCAGTGGGGTTCAGTAACTCCCGGTCACCCCGAGCGCGAGATTGAACGCGGTATCGAAAACACCTCTGGTCCTCTTGGTCAGGGTCACTGTTTCGCCGTTGGTGCTGCTATCGCCGCTAAGTTCCTGAAGGCTCGTCTGGGCAGCGTAATGGGTCAGACCATCTACGCTTACATCTCAGATGGTGGTGTACAGGAGGAGATTTCTCAGGGTGCTGGCCGTATTGCAGGTACACTGGGTCTGGACAACCTCATCATGTTCTACGACGCTAACGATATTCAGCTCTCTACCCGCACCGAGGTGGTTACCTCTGAGGACACTGCCAAGAAGTACGAGGCATGGGGCTGGTATGTACAGAAGATCAACGGTAATGACGTTGACGAAATCCGTAAGGCTATCAAGAATGCTCAGGCTGAGACCGAGCGTCCTTCACTCATCATTGGTCACTGCGTAATGGGTAAGGGTGCACGTAAGGCCGACAACTCTTCATACGAGAGCAACTGTGCTACTCACGGTGCTCCTCTCGGTGGCGATGCTTACATCAACACCATGAAGAACCTCGGTGCAGATCCCGAGAATCCTTTCCAGATCTTCCCCGAAGTGAAAGAGCTCTACGCAAAGCGTGCTGAGGAGCTGAAGAAGATTGTGGCCCAGCGCTACGCTGAGAAAGCTGAGTGGGCCAAGGGTCATCCCGTGCAGGCTAAGCAGCTGGAGGAGTGGTTCAGCGGCAAGGCTCCAAAGATTGACTGGAGCAAGGTTGAACAGAAGCCTGGTTGCGCTACCCGTAACGCTTCTGCTGCTGTTCTCGGTCAGCTGGCTGAGCAGGTGCCCAACATGATTTGTGCTTCTGCCGACCTGTCTAACTCTGATAACACCAATGGTTTCTTGAAGAAGACTCACGACATCGTTCGTGGCGACTTCAGCGGTGCTTTCTTCGAGGCTGGTGTGGCTGAGCTCACTATGGCTTGCTGCTGTATTGGTATGGCTCTGCACGGTGGTGTCATCCCCGCTTGCGGTACCTTCTTCGTATTCTCTGACTACATGAAGCCCGCTGTCCGTATGGCTGCCCTGATGGAGCTGCCCGTTAAGTTCATCTGGACTCACGACGCATTCCGTGTTGGTGAGGATGGTCCTACCCACGAGCCTGTTGAGCAGGAGGCACAGATTCGTCTGATGGAGAAGTTGAAGAACCACCACGGTAAGAACTCTGTATTGGTAGTTCGTCCTGCCGATGCCGAAGAGACAACCGTTTGCTGGCGCATGGCTATGGAGAATGTTGACACTCCTACCGCTCTCATCTTCTCTCGTCAGAACATTGAAATGCTGCCCGAGGGCAACGACTACAACCAGGCAACTAAGGGTGCTTATGTTGTAGCTGGCTCAGACGAGAACTACGATGTTATCCTGTTGGCTTCAGGTTCTGAGGTTTCTACTCTCGAAGCTGGTGCTAAGCTGCTCCGCGAGGACGGCGTGAAGGTTCGCATCGTGAGCGTACCTTCTGAGGGTCTGTTCCGCAGCCAGAGCAAGGAATATCAGCAGAGCATCCTGCCCGCTGGTAAGAAGAAGTTCGGTCTCACCGCAGGTCTGCCTGTAAACCTTGAAGGTCTGGTAGGTGCCGACGGTACCGTATGGGGTCTGGAGAGTTTCGGATTCTCTGCTCCTTACAAAGTGCTCGACGAGAAACTCGGCTTCACCGGCCAGAATGTTTACGAGCAGGTAAAGAAATTGTTAGCTTAA
- the thrS gene encoding threonine--tRNA ligase: protein MINITFPDGSVRSYEQGVTGLQIAESISPALARSVVACGVNGETVELNRPINEDAKIELYKFEDEQGKHTFWHTSAHLLAEALQELYPGIQFGFGPAVESGFFYDVLLPNGESIKESDFATIENKMRELASKKEPVVRKEVAKADALKQFAADGQTYKCEHIEQDLEDGTITTYTQGNFTDLCRGPHLVDTGEIKAIKLTSVAGAFWRGDATREQMQRLYGISFPKKKMLDEYLVMLEEAKKRDHRKIGKEMELFMFSDKVGKGLPIWLPKGTDMRLRLQDHLRKVQKRYGYQEVITPHIGSKNLYVTSGHWDHYGKDSFQPINTPEEGEEYLLKPMNCPHHCEIFAWKPRSYKDLPLRIAEFGTVYRYEQSGELHGLTRVRSFTQDDAHLFCRPDQVKQEFLNVMDIINVVLSAFGFNFEAQISLRDPNNHEKYVGSDEDWALAEKAIQEACEEKGLPAKVEYGEAAFYGPKLDFMIKDAIGRRWQLGTIQVDYNLPKRFQLEYTDEDNQKKTPVMIHRAPFGSMERFTAVLIEHTSGHFPLWLTPDQVVVLPLSEKYNDYAKQVLEQFNQQGVRGSIDLRNEKLGRKIRDNELKRIPYMVIVGEKEAAEGLVSMRQQGGGEQATMTIQQFIDKINAEVAEQTKNF from the coding sequence ATGATCAACATTACTTTTCCAGACGGATCTGTTCGCTCGTATGAGCAGGGCGTAACTGGACTTCAGATTGCCGAGAGCATTTCGCCTGCTCTGGCACGCAGCGTAGTAGCCTGCGGTGTGAATGGCGAAACGGTGGAGTTGAACCGTCCTATCAATGAGGACGCAAAGATTGAACTCTATAAGTTCGAGGACGAGCAGGGTAAGCACACCTTCTGGCACACCTCTGCCCACCTGCTGGCTGAAGCACTCCAGGAATTGTATCCTGGCATTCAGTTCGGCTTCGGTCCTGCTGTAGAGAGCGGTTTTTTCTATGATGTGCTGCTGCCTAATGGCGAGAGCATCAAGGAAAGCGATTTCGCCACCATTGAGAATAAGATGCGTGAATTGGCCTCTAAGAAGGAGCCTGTGGTTCGCAAGGAAGTAGCTAAGGCTGATGCCCTGAAGCAGTTTGCTGCCGATGGTCAGACTTACAAGTGCGAGCACATTGAGCAGGACCTCGAGGATGGCACTATCACCACCTATACCCAGGGTAACTTCACAGACCTCTGCCGCGGTCCGCACCTCGTGGATACTGGCGAGATCAAGGCTATCAAGCTGACCTCTGTTGCCGGTGCTTTCTGGCGTGGCGATGCTACCCGTGAGCAGATGCAGCGTCTGTATGGTATCTCATTCCCTAAGAAGAAGATGCTCGATGAGTATCTCGTGATGCTGGAGGAAGCCAAGAAGCGCGACCACCGTAAGATTGGCAAGGAGATGGAGCTGTTTATGTTCTCTGATAAAGTAGGTAAGGGTCTGCCCATCTGGTTGCCAAAGGGTACCGATATGCGTCTGCGTTTGCAGGACCATCTGCGTAAGGTTCAGAAGCGTTACGGCTATCAGGAGGTTATCACTCCACATATCGGCTCAAAGAATCTCTATGTTACCTCTGGTCACTGGGATCACTATGGTAAGGATTCATTCCAGCCCATCAACACTCCTGAGGAGGGCGAAGAGTACCTGTTGAAGCCAATGAACTGTCCTCACCACTGCGAAATCTTCGCTTGGAAGCCCCGTTCATATAAGGATCTTCCTCTGCGTATTGCAGAGTTCGGTACCGTATATCGTTATGAGCAGAGTGGTGAGTTGCACGGCTTGACCCGTGTTCGTTCGTTCACTCAAGACGATGCCCACCTGTTCTGTCGTCCCGACCAGGTGAAGCAGGAGTTCCTCAATGTGATGGACATTATTAACGTAGTGCTCTCTGCCTTCGGATTCAACTTCGAGGCACAGATTTCTCTGCGTGACCCCAATAATCACGAGAAGTACGTTGGTAGCGATGAAGACTGGGCACTGGCCGAGAAGGCTATCCAGGAGGCTTGCGAAGAGAAGGGCCTGCCTGCAAAGGTAGAATACGGCGAGGCTGCTTTCTATGGTCCTAAGCTCGACTTCATGATCAAGGATGCCATCGGTCGTCGCTGGCAGTTGGGTACCATTCAGGTTGACTACAACCTTCCGAAGCGTTTCCAGCTGGAGTATACCGACGAGGACAACCAGAAGAAGACACCTGTGATGATTCACCGTGCTCCCTTCGGAAGTATGGAGCGTTTCACCGCCGTGCTTATCGAGCATACCAGTGGTCACTTCCCCTTGTGGCTGACTCCTGATCAAGTAGTTGTTCTGCCTCTGTCAGAGAAGTACAACGACTACGCTAAGCAGGTTTTGGAGCAGTTTAACCAGCAGGGTGTTCGTGGTTCTATCGACCTGCGCAACGAGAAGTTGGGTCGTAAGATTCGCGACAACGAGCTGAAGCGTATCCCCTACATGGTTATTGTAGGTGAGAAGGAAGCTGCCGAGGGACTTGTCTCTATGCGTCAGCAGGGTGGTGGCGAGCAGGCTACCATGACCATCCAGCAGTTCATCGATAAGATCAACGCTGAGGTGGCTGAGCAGACCAAAAACTTTTAA
- the araA gene encoding L-arabinose isomerase: protein MKAFENLEIWWVTGAQLLYGGDAVVAVDSHSKEMVEGLNASGNIPVKIVYKGTANSSKEVEQVMLAANNDEKCVGIITWMHTFSPAKMWIKGLQKLQKPLLHFHTQYNAEIPWDSIDMDFMNLNQSAHGDIEFGHICTRMRVARKVVCGYWKDQEAQKKIAVWARVAAGVADAHNVRCLMFGMNMNNVAVTDGDRVEFEQRMGYHVDYYPVSSLMDYFKRVTDAEADALVEEYKKLYTIKIDESGEQVYWEKVHNAAKAEIALRRVLKDEGATAFTTNFDDLGDADIDAPDFCGFDQIPGLASQRLMEEGYGFGAEGDWKTACLYRTLWVIQQGMPTGCSFLEDYTLNFAGTQSSCLQSHMLEICPLIATDKPKLEVHFLGIGIRKQQTARLVFTSKTGRGIKATVVDLGNRFRLISQEVECIEPKPMPHLPVASALWVPQPTFEIGAGAWILAGGTHHSAFSYDITEEYWEDFAEMVGIEYVKINKDTKTYEFKQQLQNNEMYYMLNKALK from the coding sequence ATGAAAGCATTTGAGAATTTAGAAATTTGGTGGGTAACAGGTGCACAGTTACTCTATGGTGGTGACGCAGTAGTTGCTGTTGACAGTCACTCAAAGGAAATGGTTGAAGGTTTGAACGCCTCTGGCAACATTCCCGTGAAGATTGTATATAAAGGTACAGCCAACAGCTCTAAGGAAGTTGAGCAGGTCATGCTCGCTGCCAACAACGACGAGAAGTGCGTAGGTATCATCACCTGGATGCACACCTTCTCACCCGCAAAGATGTGGATCAAGGGTCTGCAGAAGTTGCAGAAGCCCCTACTCCACTTCCACACACAGTATAACGCAGAAATTCCCTGGGACAGCATCGACATGGACTTCATGAACCTGAACCAGAGTGCTCACGGTGATATCGAGTTCGGACATATCTGCACTCGTATGCGCGTGGCTCGCAAAGTGGTTTGTGGTTACTGGAAGGATCAGGAGGCTCAGAAGAAGATTGCCGTATGGGCTCGCGTAGCAGCTGGCGTTGCTGATGCTCACAATGTACGCTGTCTGATGTTCGGTATGAACATGAACAACGTTGCCGTTACCGATGGCGACCGTGTAGAGTTCGAGCAGCGCATGGGTTATCACGTTGACTACTACCCCGTATCTTCACTGATGGACTACTTCAAGAGAGTAACTGATGCCGAGGCTGATGCTTTGGTTGAGGAGTACAAGAAGCTCTACACCATCAAGATTGACGAGAGCGGTGAGCAGGTTTACTGGGAGAAGGTGCACAACGCTGCCAAGGCTGAGATTGCTCTGCGCCGCGTGCTGAAGGATGAGGGCGCTACTGCCTTCACCACCAACTTCGACGACTTGGGTGATGCAGATATCGATGCACCCGACTTCTGCGGCTTCGACCAGATTCCTGGTTTGGCTTCACAGCGTCTTATGGAAGAAGGTTACGGTTTCGGTGCCGAGGGTGACTGGAAGACAGCCTGCCTCTATCGCACCTTGTGGGTTATCCAGCAGGGTATGCCTACCGGCTGCTCATTCCTGGAGGACTACACCCTGAACTTCGCTGGCACACAGTCATCTTGCCTGCAGAGCCACATGCTAGAAATCTGTCCGCTGATTGCTACCGACAAGCCCAAACTCGAGGTTCACTTCTTGGGTATCGGTATCCGCAAGCAGCAGACTGCCCGCTTGGTATTCACTTCAAAGACCGGCCGTGGTATCAAGGCTACTGTAGTTGACCTTGGCAACCGCTTCCGCCTCATCTCTCAGGAGGTTGAGTGCATTGAGCCAAAGCCCATGCCTCATCTGCCCGTGGCTTCTGCCCTTTGGGTTCCACAGCCCACCTTCGAGATTGGTGCCGGTGCATGGATTCTGGCTGGCGGTACTCACCACAGCGCATTCTCTTACGACATCACCGAGGAGTACTGGGAAGACTTCGCAGAGATGGTGGGCATTGAGTACGTCAAGATTAACAAGGACACGAAGACCTACGAGTTCAAGCAGCAGTTGCAGAACAACGAGATGTACTACATGCTGAACAAGGCATTGAAGTAA
- the yidC gene encoding membrane protein insertase YidC — MNRNTLIGFSLIAVVLILFSYLNSPSQADIEAYKHQQDSIAAVKEAMQQKIAQDTLNAEKKVAAVDSAALFFPSLTDSLAGTNRLITLKNDSLELTFNTQGGTIASARILGHKDTLNNMGVTLFTESGQHMDFIIKGLNQYINTRDLYFAPTQEADGSLTMTAQAQGNGQLVFKYRLGPDYMLHFSMQAVGLRDQLDPTNKELTVLWQDSCRQQERGFTFENQRSALTYKFCDGGTDYLSETSDKRETTEEPIDWVAFKNQYFSAVLISKDAFNTGAELASTPQDKSTRILKNYEARLNTKFDPTGLEPSEFEMYLGPNDFRLIQDVEAQSEFGKDLELERLVYLGWPLFRFINRWFTLYVFDWLTKLGLPMGIVLILITLLLKAITYPMVKKSYLSSAKMRVLKPKLEEATKEFNKPEDQMQKQQAMMALYAKYGVSPLGGCLPMLIQMPIWIAMFNFVPNAIQLRRESFLWMDDLSTYDPIPFIGQWDTYIWGLGDHLSLTCILFCVSNVAYSYLTMRQQRDQMVGQQAEQMKMMQWMMYIMPVMFFFMFNDYGSGLNFYYFISLFFSAAIMWTLRKTTDDAKLLAILEAKYKENQNNPNKKVSGLAARLEEMQKRAAEIQKMQQQNRK; from the coding sequence ATGAACAGAAACACATTAATTGGCTTCAGTCTCATTGCTGTAGTACTGATTCTATTTAGCTATCTGAACTCGCCCTCGCAGGCAGACATCGAAGCCTACAAGCATCAGCAGGACAGCATTGCTGCTGTCAAAGAGGCTATGCAACAAAAGATTGCTCAGGATACACTGAATGCAGAGAAAAAAGTTGCCGCTGTTGACTCGGCCGCCCTTTTCTTCCCTTCTCTGACTGACTCCCTGGCTGGTACAAACCGTCTTATCACCCTAAAGAACGACTCACTGGAGTTGACGTTCAATACACAGGGCGGTACTATTGCCAGCGCCCGCATCCTGGGGCATAAGGACACCTTGAACAACATGGGCGTTACCCTCTTTACGGAGAGCGGCCAGCACATGGACTTCATCATCAAGGGACTGAACCAGTATATCAACACCCGCGACCTTTACTTTGCTCCTACACAGGAAGCTGACGGCTCACTCACGATGACAGCCCAGGCTCAGGGTAACGGACAGTTGGTATTCAAATACCGCTTGGGACCTGACTATATGCTGCATTTCTCTATGCAGGCAGTAGGACTGCGCGACCAACTCGACCCCACCAACAAGGAACTCACCGTTCTGTGGCAGGACTCATGTCGCCAACAAGAGCGCGGCTTCACCTTTGAGAACCAGCGTTCTGCTTTAACCTATAAGTTCTGCGATGGTGGTACCGATTACCTCAGCGAGACATCAGATAAGCGCGAGACCACTGAGGAGCCTATTGACTGGGTGGCATTCAAGAACCAGTATTTCTCGGCTGTACTCATCTCAAAGGATGCTTTCAACACTGGAGCTGAACTCGCCAGCACACCTCAGGACAAGAGCACACGCATTCTAAAGAACTACGAGGCCCGACTCAACACGAAGTTCGACCCCACAGGTCTTGAGCCTTCTGAGTTTGAGATGTATTTAGGTCCCAACGACTTCCGTCTGATTCAGGACGTTGAAGCACAGAGTGAGTTCGGAAAAGACCTCGAACTGGAGCGTCTGGTATATCTGGGATGGCCATTGTTCCGCTTCATCAACCGTTGGTTCACACTTTACGTGTTCGACTGGCTCACGAAGCTCGGTTTGCCTATGGGTATTGTGCTGATTCTCATCACCCTGCTTCTGAAGGCTATTACTTACCCCATGGTCAAGAAGAGCTATCTATCGAGTGCCAAGATGCGCGTTTTGAAACCAAAACTCGAAGAGGCAACCAAGGAGTTCAACAAGCCTGAGGATCAGATGCAGAAGCAGCAGGCCATGATGGCGCTCTATGCAAAATACGGTGTATCACCCCTTGGTGGCTGTCTGCCCATGCTGATTCAGATGCCTATCTGGATTGCAATGTTCAACTTCGTGCCTAACGCTATCCAGCTGCGCCGCGAGTCGTTCTTGTGGATGGACGACTTGTCAACCTACGATCCTATCCCCTTCATCGGACAGTGGGACACCTATATCTGGGGACTTGGTGACCACCTCTCGCTGACCTGTATTCTGTTCTGCGTGAGCAACGTGGCTTACTCTTACCTGACCATGCGCCAGCAACGCGACCAGATGGTAGGTCAGCAGGCTGAGCAGATGAAGATGATGCAGTGGATGATGTATATCATGCCTGTAATGTTCTTCTTCATGTTCAACGACTACGGCTCAGGTCTTAACTTCTACTACTTCATCTCGCTGTTCTTCTCAGCAGCCATCATGTGGACACTCCGTAAGACCACCGATGATGCTAAACTACTGGCTATCCTAGAGGCTAAGTATAAGGAGAATCAGAATAATCCAAACAAAAAGGTCAGCGGACTGGCTGCCCGTCTGGAGGAGATGCAGAAGCGTGCTGCCGAGATACAAAAAATGCAGCAGCAAAACCGCAAATAA
- a CDS encoding DUF3078 domain-containing protein has product MRKLALFIAAICTMSMLAADPQGKNTGLYYRLFAPLTFYHNVASSQLNITSENPDEVSQAIDQALMRVYLTRPDLVKVTEKEQEEAGTLRQDIMETPVVQEVEMVEQAEPMPAAPEAEPVQLVVEKPNFWKYKGDGSLQFMQNYVSDNWYKGGESNYAAMGIINLEANYDNKEKWKWDNKLEMKLGFQTSPSDTVNKFKTNEDIIRLTSKVGLKAVNRWYYTLQVQAYTQFYHGLKSNNTFVFSDFMSPFNLSAGLGMDYKVEWFNKRLTGTINMSPLAVNYRYVDRANLAQSFGVKVPKHTHSLTDFGSQFTAQLEWKMTDNLSWKSRVYGFTSYHRAQLEWENTFNLKVSKYITANLFLYPRLDDSNKKYNEDGSRMSYWQFKEYSSLGFSYNF; this is encoded by the coding sequence ATGAGAAAATTAGCATTATTTATTGCAGCTATATGTACTATGAGTATGTTAGCTGCAGATCCCCAGGGGAAAAATACTGGGCTATATTATCGTCTTTTCGCTCCGCTGACGTTCTATCACAACGTGGCAAGTAGTCAACTTAATATTACCTCAGAAAATCCAGATGAGGTGAGTCAGGCCATTGACCAGGCCTTAATGCGTGTTTACCTTACTCGTCCAGACTTAGTAAAGGTTACAGAGAAGGAACAGGAAGAGGCCGGTACGTTGCGTCAGGACATCATGGAGACACCTGTCGTTCAGGAAGTCGAAATGGTTGAACAGGCAGAGCCAATGCCTGCTGCACCAGAGGCAGAGCCAGTGCAACTGGTGGTAGAGAAACCTAACTTCTGGAAATACAAAGGTGACGGTTCTTTGCAGTTTATGCAGAACTACGTGAGTGATAACTGGTATAAGGGTGGTGAGAGTAACTATGCCGCTATGGGTATCATTAACCTGGAGGCCAATTATGACAATAAGGAGAAATGGAAGTGGGACAATAAACTGGAGATGAAATTGGGCTTCCAAACATCACCTTCTGATACGGTGAATAAGTTTAAGACTAACGAAGACATTATCCGTCTGACTAGTAAGGTGGGACTGAAGGCCGTTAATCGTTGGTACTATACGCTGCAGGTGCAGGCTTACACCCAGTTCTATCACGGATTGAAGTCGAATAACACCTTCGTGTTCTCAGACTTTATGTCGCCATTCAATCTGAGTGCCGGTCTTGGTATGGATTATAAGGTGGAATGGTTTAATAAGAGACTTACAGGTACTATCAATATGTCGCCACTAGCTGTGAACTATCGCTACGTGGACCGTGCGAATCTGGCACAGAGTTTTGGTGTAAAAGTGCCTAAGCATACCCACTCACTTACAGACTTCGGTTCACAGTTCACGGCACAGCTTGAGTGGAAGATGACAGATAACTTGTCATGGAAATCGCGCGTGTATGGATTCACCAGTTACCATCGCGCACAACTGGAATGGGAAAATACTTTCAACTTAAAGGTGTCGAAGTACATCACAGCCAATCTCTTCCTCTATCCACGTCTGGACGACTCGAACAAAAAGTACAACGAAGATGGTTCGCGTATGAGCTATTGGCAGTTTAAAGAGTACTCTTCACTGGGATTCTCGTATAATTTCTAA
- the rpiB gene encoding ribose 5-phosphate isomerase B, protein MEVKKVGIASDHAGYALKQFVKKYLEEKGFEYKDYGTYTEDSCDYSDFGHALAKGIEAGEVYPGIAICGSGEGINMTLNKHQSIRAGLCWIPEIAHLIRQHNNANVLVMPGRFIDEEMARKIMDEYFTTEFEGGRHQKRIDKIPV, encoded by the coding sequence ATGGAAGTTAAGAAAGTAGGCATAGCCAGCGATCACGCTGGCTATGCTCTTAAACAGTTCGTTAAGAAGTATCTAGAGGAGAAAGGTTTCGAGTATAAGGACTACGGAACTTATACCGAAGACTCATGCGACTACTCTGACTTTGGTCACGCATTGGCCAAGGGTATTGAGGCTGGAGAGGTATACCCAGGTATTGCCATTTGCGGTAGTGGCGAGGGTATCAACATGACGCTCAACAAACATCAGAGCATTCGTGCCGGCCTCTGCTGGATTCCCGAGATTGCCCATCTTATCCGTCAGCACAATAATGCCAACGTGCTGGTGATGCCCGGTCGTTTCATCGACGAGGAGATGGCCCGCAAGATCATGGACGAGTACTTTACTACTGAGTTCGAAGGTGGACGCCATCAGAAACGTATTGATAAAATACCCGTATAA